One window from the genome of Gambusia affinis linkage group LG14, SWU_Gaff_1.0, whole genome shotgun sequence encodes:
- the zbtb22a gene encoding zinc finger and BTB domain-containing protein 22 isoform X1, producing the protein MDAVPLVAAGRKTETSAGNGIYRRFSVVMDTTCCDSVAPPSLTVQVCFPGVRAAVLDNLNRQREEGRLCDLSIQVQGQVFRAHRCVLAASSPYFHDQVLLKNVTTVSLPSVLDPVAFQSVLSSAYTGQLSIIPDDIVNYVTVASFLQMWHIVDKCTEILKRPRPSAEPCAAAGSAAGSASRQQSPSSTECLYAEREGRRRDRKPDALPPLATWRRPQQEARWTRPRPSSEQNPADSQLDRLPSYPEGEPPGCQEEWITSPAKPGPSDHDGPGQSGRYLGVVPAAEAPKQKIRFQQRGEEIQERRRNATRETEADEGVGEEEEETKGGFTQIDLRVPGDAEDGGRSAGRQTLDLMKDRVQRDDPSSQAPAGGPGAPGPPCGSWPDEEEEDDGDVDLECFGSFDEIEDGTGHVSQRPLLSPDFNMADGNWPSSSAAFPPPPPSPPTPSSSSSASGAAGYAGKVHLCHCGKAYTLKSMRDRHVKMQHLNLRPFGCPVCTKSFKMKHHLTKHLKTHGGLRPYECSLCGKKVVWRDSFLRHQARCQRLASADGGATVTAELEDRYGLGFDDGEVFVAAGQVKVEDDGMGGLLGDVPGILGAPPQDLGSVGHVFKEEAAERFSES; encoded by the exons ATGGACGCTGTGCCTCTGGTGGCTGCGGGCAGGAAGACAGAAACCTCAGCAGGAAACGGGATTTACAGGCG tttttccgTCGTCATGGACACGACTTGCTGCGACTCCGTGGCTCCGCCCTCTCTGACCGTCCAGGTGTGTTTTCCTGGCGTCCGTGCGGCCGTTCTGGACAACCTGAACCGGCAGCGTGAGGAAGGCCGGCTGTGCGACCTTTCCATCCAGGTTCAAGGTCAGGTGTTCAGGGCCCATCGCTGCGTCCTCGCTGCATCCTCGCCTTACTTCCACGACCAG GTGTTACTGAAGAACGTAACGACCGTCTCGCTGCCCTCCGTCTTGGACCCGGTCGCCTTCCAGAGTGTCCTGAGTTCTGCCTACACCGGCCAGCTGAGCATCATCCCCGACGACATCGTCAACTACGTCACCGTGGCCAGCTTCCTCCAGATGTGGCACATCGTCGACAAATGCACCGAGATCCTGAAGCGGCCGCGTCCGTCGGCGGAGCCCTGCGCCGCGGCCGGGTCGGCGGCCGGGTCGGCGTCCCGCCAGCAGTCGCCCAGCAGCACCGAGTGCCTGTACGCTGAGCGAGAAGGCCGCCGCAGGGACAGGAAGCCGGATGCGCTGCCGCCGCTGGCGACGTGGCGACGACCGCAGCAGGAGGCAAGGTGGACCCGGCCGCGGCCGTCCTCCGAGCAGAACCCGGCCGACTCCCAGCTGGACCGACTCCCAAGTTACCCGGAGGGAGAGCCGCCCGGCTGCCAGGAGGAATGGATCACGAGTCCGGCCAAACCGGGCCCGTCGGACCACGACGGACCGGGCCAGAGCGGCCGGTACCTGGGCGTGGTTCCGGCCGCCGAGGCGCCAAAGCAGAAGATCCGGTTCCAGCAGCGCGGAGAGGAGATccaggagaggaggaggaacgcCACGAGAGAAACGGAGGCTGATGAAGGAGtcggggaggaagaggaggagacgaAGGGCGGCTTCACACAGATCG aTCTTCGGGTTCCAGGCGACGCCGAGGATGGCGGGCGTTCTGCTGGGAGGCAGACTCTGGATCTGATGAAGGACAGAGTCCAGAGAGACGATCCGTCCTCTCAGGCCCCCGCCGGTGGGCCGGGCGCTCCGGGTCCGCCCTGCGGCTCCTGGCCcgacgaagaggaggaagatgatggagACGTAGACTTGGAGTGCTTTGGCTCGTTCGATGAGATCGAGGACGGGACGGGACACGTCTCCCAGCGTCCTCTGCTGTCCCCAGACTTCAACATGGCGGATGGGAACTGGCCGTCGTCCTCCGCCGCGTTTCCTCCCCCGCCTCCCTCCCCGCCGACGCCGTCCTCCTCGTCCTCGGCGTCCGGCGCCGCCGGCTACGCGGGGAAGGTCCACCTGTGCCACTGCGGGAAGGCGTACACACTGAAGAGCATGCGGGACCGCCACGTGAAGATGCAGCACCTCAACCTGCGGCCGTTCGGCTGCCCCGTCTGCACCAAGTCCTTCAAGATGAAGCACCACCTGACCAAGCACCTGAAGACCCACGGCGGCCTGCGGCCCTACGAGTGCAGCCTGTGTGGGAAGAAGGTGGTGTGGAGAGACAGCTTCCTGCGCCACCAGGCGCGGTGCCAGAGGCTGGCCTCTGCGGACGGCGGCGCTACGGTGACGGCGGAGCTGGAAGACAGATATGGGTTGGGGTTTGATGACGGGGAAGTGTTTGTGGCGGCAGGACAGGTGAAGGTGGAGGACGATGGGATGGGCGGACTGCTGGGCGACGTTCCCGGGATCCTGGGAGCGCCGCCTCAGGATCTGGGCTCTGTTGGTCATGTCTTCAAGGAGGAAGCGGCCGAGCGATTCAGCGAGAGCTAA
- the zbtb22a gene encoding zinc finger and BTB domain-containing protein 22 isoform X2, with amino-acid sequence MDTTCCDSVAPPSLTVQVCFPGVRAAVLDNLNRQREEGRLCDLSIQVQGQVFRAHRCVLAASSPYFHDQVLLKNVTTVSLPSVLDPVAFQSVLSSAYTGQLSIIPDDIVNYVTVASFLQMWHIVDKCTEILKRPRPSAEPCAAAGSAAGSASRQQSPSSTECLYAEREGRRRDRKPDALPPLATWRRPQQEARWTRPRPSSEQNPADSQLDRLPSYPEGEPPGCQEEWITSPAKPGPSDHDGPGQSGRYLGVVPAAEAPKQKIRFQQRGEEIQERRRNATRETEADEGVGEEEEETKGGFTQIDLRVPGDAEDGGRSAGRQTLDLMKDRVQRDDPSSQAPAGGPGAPGPPCGSWPDEEEEDDGDVDLECFGSFDEIEDGTGHVSQRPLLSPDFNMADGNWPSSSAAFPPPPPSPPTPSSSSSASGAAGYAGKVHLCHCGKAYTLKSMRDRHVKMQHLNLRPFGCPVCTKSFKMKHHLTKHLKTHGGLRPYECSLCGKKVVWRDSFLRHQARCQRLASADGGATVTAELEDRYGLGFDDGEVFVAAGQVKVEDDGMGGLLGDVPGILGAPPQDLGSVGHVFKEEAAERFSES; translated from the exons ATGGACACGACTTGCTGCGACTCCGTGGCTCCGCCCTCTCTGACCGTCCAGGTGTGTTTTCCTGGCGTCCGTGCGGCCGTTCTGGACAACCTGAACCGGCAGCGTGAGGAAGGCCGGCTGTGCGACCTTTCCATCCAGGTTCAAGGTCAGGTGTTCAGGGCCCATCGCTGCGTCCTCGCTGCATCCTCGCCTTACTTCCACGACCAG GTGTTACTGAAGAACGTAACGACCGTCTCGCTGCCCTCCGTCTTGGACCCGGTCGCCTTCCAGAGTGTCCTGAGTTCTGCCTACACCGGCCAGCTGAGCATCATCCCCGACGACATCGTCAACTACGTCACCGTGGCCAGCTTCCTCCAGATGTGGCACATCGTCGACAAATGCACCGAGATCCTGAAGCGGCCGCGTCCGTCGGCGGAGCCCTGCGCCGCGGCCGGGTCGGCGGCCGGGTCGGCGTCCCGCCAGCAGTCGCCCAGCAGCACCGAGTGCCTGTACGCTGAGCGAGAAGGCCGCCGCAGGGACAGGAAGCCGGATGCGCTGCCGCCGCTGGCGACGTGGCGACGACCGCAGCAGGAGGCAAGGTGGACCCGGCCGCGGCCGTCCTCCGAGCAGAACCCGGCCGACTCCCAGCTGGACCGACTCCCAAGTTACCCGGAGGGAGAGCCGCCCGGCTGCCAGGAGGAATGGATCACGAGTCCGGCCAAACCGGGCCCGTCGGACCACGACGGACCGGGCCAGAGCGGCCGGTACCTGGGCGTGGTTCCGGCCGCCGAGGCGCCAAAGCAGAAGATCCGGTTCCAGCAGCGCGGAGAGGAGATccaggagaggaggaggaacgcCACGAGAGAAACGGAGGCTGATGAAGGAGtcggggaggaagaggaggagacgaAGGGCGGCTTCACACAGATCG aTCTTCGGGTTCCAGGCGACGCCGAGGATGGCGGGCGTTCTGCTGGGAGGCAGACTCTGGATCTGATGAAGGACAGAGTCCAGAGAGACGATCCGTCCTCTCAGGCCCCCGCCGGTGGGCCGGGCGCTCCGGGTCCGCCCTGCGGCTCCTGGCCcgacgaagaggaggaagatgatggagACGTAGACTTGGAGTGCTTTGGCTCGTTCGATGAGATCGAGGACGGGACGGGACACGTCTCCCAGCGTCCTCTGCTGTCCCCAGACTTCAACATGGCGGATGGGAACTGGCCGTCGTCCTCCGCCGCGTTTCCTCCCCCGCCTCCCTCCCCGCCGACGCCGTCCTCCTCGTCCTCGGCGTCCGGCGCCGCCGGCTACGCGGGGAAGGTCCACCTGTGCCACTGCGGGAAGGCGTACACACTGAAGAGCATGCGGGACCGCCACGTGAAGATGCAGCACCTCAACCTGCGGCCGTTCGGCTGCCCCGTCTGCACCAAGTCCTTCAAGATGAAGCACCACCTGACCAAGCACCTGAAGACCCACGGCGGCCTGCGGCCCTACGAGTGCAGCCTGTGTGGGAAGAAGGTGGTGTGGAGAGACAGCTTCCTGCGCCACCAGGCGCGGTGCCAGAGGCTGGCCTCTGCGGACGGCGGCGCTACGGTGACGGCGGAGCTGGAAGACAGATATGGGTTGGGGTTTGATGACGGGGAAGTGTTTGTGGCGGCAGGACAGGTGAAGGTGGAGGACGATGGGATGGGCGGACTGCTGGGCGACGTTCCCGGGATCCTGGGAGCGCCGCCTCAGGATCTGGGCTCTGTTGGTCATGTCTTCAAGGAGGAAGCGGCCGAGCGATTCAGCGAGAGCTAA